A window from Zingiber officinale cultivar Zhangliang chromosome 7A, Zo_v1.1, whole genome shotgun sequence encodes these proteins:
- the LOC122001289 gene encoding cytokinin dehydrogenase 6-like produces MLPPFLLAIFLATGLHPWPEAEAFASALLAVDDETALQFSSDFGRLAPPAPPAAVLRPSSPDDIADLLRLASSSSRPFAVAARGHGHSIRGQALVPGGVVVDMAALGRGGHSRINVSASPAYVDAGGEQLWIDVLLATLEHGLTPRSWTDYLHLTVGGTLSNAGVSGQAFRHGPQISNVHEVDIITGRGEMVTCSRDVNSDLFYGVLGGLGQLGIITRARIAVEPAPTRVRWVRLIYTDFTAFIDDQEGLISITDGTGFDYVEGSLLMDQTTTLINNWRSSFFSGDDSEKIKKLASQFGGAIYCLEAAVYYDEPVTDAVDEKLASLLRKLRFVSGFAFAVDATYLAFLDRVREGELRLREVGLWDVPHPWLNLFVPKSAMHVFESGVFKGILKTNNSPGPVLIYPMNKNKWDERMSAVTPNEEIFYSIGLLRSATSGEWQELERQNEEILGFCHEVGIELKQYLPHYTEQSDWARHFGHKWDKFVELKKRYDPKAILSPGQQIFTPDHADGQDLNIIDHLTVN; encoded by the exons ATGCTGCCACCTTTCCTACTTGCCATTTTCTTAGCCACCGGCCTTCATCCATGGCCGGAGGCGGAGGCCTTCGCTTCGGCCCTTCTTGCCGTGGACGACGAGACCGCGCTTCAATTTTCCTCCGACTTCGGCCGCCTCGCGCCCCCCGCCCCTCCCGCCGCCGTCCTGCGCCCCTCCTCCCCCGATGACATCGCGGACTTGCTCCGCCTCGCTTCCTCCTCCTCGCGCCCTTTCGCAGTGGCCGCGCGAGGCCACGGGCACTCCATCCGCGGCCAGGCCCTCGTCCCCGGCGGCGTGGTCGTCGACATGGCCGCCCTCGGCCGAGGCGGCCACAGCCGGATCAACGTGTCCGCCTCGCCGGCGTACGTCGACGCCGGCGGCGAGCAATTGTGGATCGATGTCCTGCTCGCGACGCTCGAGCACGGCCTCACGCCGCGCTCGTGGACCGACTATCTCCACCTCACTGTTGGCGGGACGCTCTCTAACGCCGGCGTCAGCGGCCAAGCCTTCCGCCACGGCCCACAAATTTCCAACGTCCACGAAGTAGATATAATCACCG GAAGAGGCGAGATGGTGACGTGCTCGCGCGACGTGAACTCGGATCTCTTCTACGGCGTTCTCGGCGGACTCGGTCAGCTCGGGATCATAACTCGGGCTCGGATCGCGGTCGAGCCGGCTCCGACTCGGGTCCGATGGGTGCGCCTCATCTACACCGACTTCACGGCATTCATCGACGACCAGGAAGGCCTGATCTCGATCACCGACGGGACGGGGTTCGACTACGTCGAGGGATCTCTTCTGATGGACCAGACGACGACCCTGATCAACAACTGgcgttcttccttcttctctggCGACGACTCGGAGAAGATAAAGAAACTGGCCTCCCAGTTCGGCGGCGCGATCTACTGCCTGGAAGCAGCTGTTTACTACGACGAACCGGTGACGGACGCAGTGGATGAG AAACTCGCTTCGTTGCTGAGAAAGCTGCGCTTCGTCTCCGGCTTCGCCTTCGCCGTCGACGCCACCTACCTCGCCTTCCTCGACCGGGTCCGAGAGGGCGAGCTCCGGCTGCGGGAGGTGGGGCTGTGGGACGTGCCCCACCCCTGGCTCAACCTCTTCGTGCCCAAGTCGGCCATGCACGTGTTCGAATCCGGAGTATTTAAGGGGATCCTGAAGACCAATAATTCGCCAGGACCAGTCTTGATCTACCCCATGAACAAGAACAA GTGGGACGAGAGGATGTCGGCTGTGACCCCAAACGAAGAGATCTTCTACTCGATAGGGCTGCTGAGGTCCGCCACGTCAGGCGAGTGGCAGGAGCTGGAGAGGCAAAACGAGGAGATCTTGGGATTCTGCCATGAAGTAGGGATTGAGCTCAAGCAATACTTGCCGCATTACACTGAGCAGAGTGACTGGGCCAGGCACTTCGGCCACAAATGGGACAAGTTTGTCGAGTTGAAGAAGAGATACGATCCCAAAGCTATCTTATCACCTGGCCAACAGATTTTCACACCAGATCATGCTGATGGTCAGGACCTGAATATCATTGATCATCTCActgtaaattaa